A genome region from Frankineae bacterium MT45 includes the following:
- a CDS encoding glutamate dehydrogenase: MTNDLDSDTLTKVFLRRYLAQAQTQLSNRDLAQLDDAAQQHLALGRVRPSEANLVSVTHLDGDTSAIDIVTDDAPYLVDSVRAELERLGYEVEAVLHPQLVVRRDEAGNLLEVFDLDDDAELPAGVITESWIHTEVEALSVEQESLIRAELQLALQDVHYAVDDAPETYALARSLADGLAADPGQFDRAASAEAGELLRWLVDGNCMIVGHAAYSANELASGGNPSEGELRGVLRGDTKLSPLEILPAFRSGAPLVIFKSPLVSRVRRSDRYDCITVVTAAQDGSGQTIHVFLGLIIDTGEEWMARVPVVRKRVGEIMRRSGVRPNSHTGRQLLAALRTLPRDELLAAPTADLLRLAELVMDRAEQDRVGVFARVHLNRDFVTVLVYFAADRLGPETRRKVAKTVMSYWPGTVISRDDRIVELGLARMQFLIALRPNVPTPQPDRQVVEAEVARLTRRWSDDLADLLTIAAGEERARTLLPQYSGAFPEAYKADFSASTAVTDVARLDELPPDDGLAFQLYTPAAGEQADRRLKIYRTGRPLSLARTLPILSQMGIEVLDERPYELNRPGSLKAWIYDFGFAVPHEVNLDAERAADVIDTLRSLWRGEIEQDGLNALVLRARMTWWQVNVLRAYVKYLRQAGIPFSQGYVVQALTDYPLIARMLVELFEVRFDPDREGLPHVSGTNGSTTPDDLDLTVDRPILDQINEALGDVASLDQDRILRSLLGLISATLRTNAFQHESSSALAIKLDPRRVAELPEPRPRYEIWVYSPRVEGVHLRFGAIARGGLRWSDRREDFRTEVLGLVKAQMVKNAVIVPVGAKGGFVCKQLPDPQTDREAWLAEGIACYRLFIRGMLDLTDNYAADGSGKVVVPEGVRRYDADDPYLVVAADKGTATFSDIANGIAIDYGFWLGDAFASGGSVGYDHKAMGITARGAWESVKFHFRELGVNTQTDDFTVVGIGDMSGDVFGNGMLLSEHIRLVAAFDHRHIFLDPNPVSATSFPERQRLFGLPRSSWGDYDRSLISEGGGVFPRTLKAIPISPEIRAALAIESDAATMTPQELIRAILTARVDLLFNGGVGTYVKASTEVNAAAGDKANDAVRIDGNQLRVQVVGEGGNLGFTQPGRIEFARNGGRINTDAIDNSAGVDTSDHEVNVKILLDRLVAAKSLPAAERNILLASATDAVAEHVLRDNYEQNVLLGIGRRNAARMISVHGRFINSMEASGQLDRALEFLPSEKELAARRVAGDGLTSPELAVLVAYAKMTLAERIDDSTLPDEPWFQRVLSGYFPPQILQRAAGGLQTHPLHREIITTCVVNDLVNRSGTTFVHRVVEETGADVAQIARAYTVVREIFGLEALWRDIEALDNVVPTAAQFAGYQETRRLIDRATRWFVDVRFPITDVASEVERFGPTIASLTPKVRGLLGSVEGANLEGEIQRLKDVGLPDEIALRTAELLTAFLLLDVVEIAVATDQPAEQVAALHFQASEMFRVDELLNMITALPREDRWSALARAALRYDVYAALSAITRGVLASTPASDPPADRLEQWRDGNVERVSRTLTTIGEALARDNVDLATLSVALRVMRSLPV; this comes from the coding sequence ATGACGAATGATCTCGACAGCGACACCCTCACGAAGGTGTTCCTCCGCCGCTATCTGGCCCAAGCCCAGACCCAGCTCAGTAACCGTGACCTGGCCCAACTGGACGACGCCGCCCAGCAGCACCTCGCGCTGGGTCGGGTCCGTCCGTCGGAGGCGAATCTGGTCAGCGTCACTCACCTGGACGGCGACACGAGTGCCATCGACATCGTCACCGACGACGCGCCGTACCTCGTCGACTCGGTGCGGGCCGAGCTGGAGCGTCTCGGCTACGAGGTAGAGGCGGTGCTGCACCCGCAGCTGGTGGTACGCCGCGACGAAGCCGGGAACCTTCTCGAGGTCTTCGACCTCGATGACGACGCCGAACTGCCGGCCGGAGTGATCACCGAATCGTGGATCCACACCGAGGTCGAGGCCCTCAGCGTCGAGCAGGAGTCACTGATCCGCGCCGAACTGCAACTGGCGCTGCAGGACGTCCACTACGCGGTTGACGACGCGCCCGAGACGTACGCGCTGGCCCGGTCGCTGGCCGACGGTCTGGCCGCGGACCCCGGGCAGTTCGACCGGGCTGCCAGCGCTGAGGCCGGCGAGCTGCTGCGCTGGCTCGTCGACGGCAACTGCATGATCGTCGGGCACGCGGCCTACTCGGCCAATGAACTGGCCAGCGGTGGCAACCCGTCCGAAGGGGAGCTGCGCGGCGTGCTGCGGGGCGACACCAAACTCTCGCCACTGGAGATCCTGCCGGCCTTCCGCAGCGGGGCACCGCTAGTCATCTTCAAGTCCCCGCTCGTCTCGCGGGTGCGCCGCTCCGACCGGTATGACTGCATCACGGTGGTGACCGCGGCCCAGGACGGCTCCGGCCAGACCATCCATGTTTTCCTGGGTCTCATCATCGACACCGGCGAGGAGTGGATGGCCCGGGTGCCCGTCGTGCGCAAGCGCGTCGGCGAGATCATGCGCCGCTCCGGGGTGCGACCCAACAGCCACACCGGGCGTCAACTGCTGGCCGCGCTGCGCACGCTGCCCCGCGACGAGCTGCTCGCCGCGCCCACCGCTGACCTGCTGCGGCTGGCCGAACTGGTGATGGACCGGGCCGAGCAGGATCGCGTCGGCGTCTTCGCCCGGGTGCATCTGAACCGTGATTTCGTCACCGTTCTGGTGTATTTCGCGGCTGATCGCCTCGGGCCGGAGACCCGGCGCAAGGTCGCCAAGACGGTGATGAGCTACTGGCCAGGGACCGTCATCTCCCGCGACGACCGCATCGTCGAACTGGGTCTGGCTCGCATGCAGTTCCTCATCGCGCTACGCCCCAACGTGCCCACCCCGCAGCCCGATCGCCAGGTGGTCGAGGCCGAGGTGGCCCGGTTGACCCGTCGCTGGAGCGACGACCTGGCCGACCTGCTCACCATCGCCGCCGGCGAGGAGCGGGCCCGGACGCTGCTGCCGCAGTACTCCGGAGCTTTCCCCGAGGCCTACAAGGCTGATTTCAGCGCCAGCACCGCGGTGACCGACGTGGCCCGTCTGGACGAACTGCCGCCCGACGACGGCCTCGCCTTCCAGCTCTACACGCCGGCCGCCGGGGAGCAGGCCGACCGGCGCCTGAAGATCTACCGCACCGGACGCCCGCTCTCGCTGGCCCGGACGCTGCCGATCCTCTCCCAGATGGGGATCGAGGTGCTGGACGAGCGACCGTACGAGCTGAACCGCCCCGGCTCGCTGAAGGCCTGGATCTACGACTTCGGTTTCGCCGTGCCGCACGAGGTGAACCTCGACGCCGAACGGGCCGCCGACGTCATCGACACGCTCCGCTCGCTCTGGCGCGGGGAGATCGAGCAGGACGGCCTCAACGCGCTGGTGCTCCGGGCCCGGATGACGTGGTGGCAGGTGAACGTGCTGCGCGCATACGTGAAGTACCTGCGCCAGGCCGGGATCCCCTTCAGCCAGGGGTACGTCGTGCAGGCCCTCACCGACTACCCCCTGATCGCCCGGATGCTGGTCGAGCTTTTCGAGGTGCGCTTCGACCCCGACCGTGAAGGGCTTCCGCACGTATCAGGTACCAACGGCTCGACCACGCCCGACGACCTGGATCTCACGGTCGATCGTCCGATCCTCGACCAGATCAACGAGGCGCTCGGCGACGTGGCCAGCCTCGATCAGGACCGGATCCTGCGCTCGCTCCTCGGCCTCATCTCGGCCACCCTGCGCACCAACGCATTTCAGCACGAGAGCAGCTCGGCCCTGGCCATCAAGCTCGATCCGCGGCGGGTCGCCGAACTACCCGAACCCCGCCCGCGGTATGAGATCTGGGTCTACTCGCCCCGGGTCGAGGGCGTCCACCTGCGGTTCGGTGCCATTGCCCGCGGCGGACTGCGCTGGTCGGACCGGCGCGAGGATTTCCGCACCGAGGTGCTCGGCTTGGTGAAGGCCCAGATGGTGAAGAACGCGGTCATCGTGCCGGTCGGGGCCAAGGGGGGCTTCGTCTGCAAGCAGCTACCCGACCCGCAGACCGACCGGGAGGCCTGGCTGGCCGAGGGGATCGCCTGCTACCGCCTCTTCATCCGCGGCATGCTCGACCTCACCGACAACTATGCCGCCGACGGCTCCGGCAAGGTCGTCGTCCCCGAGGGTGTGCGCCGCTACGACGCCGACGATCCGTATCTGGTGGTCGCCGCCGACAAGGGGACTGCGACCTTCAGCGACATCGCCAACGGCATCGCCATCGACTACGGATTCTGGCTCGGTGACGCCTTCGCCTCCGGCGGTTCGGTGGGGTATGACCACAAGGCGATGGGGATCACGGCCCGCGGTGCCTGGGAGTCGGTGAAGTTCCACTTCCGCGAACTCGGCGTCAACACCCAGACCGACGACTTCACCGTGGTCGGTATCGGCGACATGTCCGGCGATGTCTTCGGCAACGGCATGCTGCTGTCGGAGCACATCCGGCTGGTCGCCGCCTTCGACCACCGGCACATCTTCCTCGACCCCAACCCGGTGTCGGCGACCTCCTTCCCGGAGCGGCAGCGTCTCTTCGGGCTCCCGCGCTCCAGCTGGGGCGACTACGACCGGAGCCTGATCTCTGAAGGTGGCGGGGTCTTCCCCCGCACTTTGAAGGCGATTCCGATCTCGCCCGAGATCCGGGCCGCGCTCGCCATCGAGAGCGACGCCGCGACGATGACGCCGCAGGAGCTGATCCGGGCCATCCTCACCGCCCGGGTGGACCTCCTCTTCAACGGCGGCGTGGGTACGTACGTGAAGGCCTCGACCGAGGTGAACGCCGCCGCCGGTGACAAGGCCAACGACGCCGTCCGCATCGACGGCAACCAGCTGCGGGTCCAGGTGGTGGGTGAGGGCGGCAACCTCGGCTTCACCCAGCCCGGACGCATCGAATTCGCCCGCAACGGCGGCCGGATCAACACCGACGCGATCGACAACTCGGCCGGCGTCGACACCTCCGACCACGAGGTGAACGTCAAGATCCTCCTCGATCGTCTGGTCGCCGCGAAGTCACTGCCGGCGGCGGAGCGCAACATCCTGCTGGCCTCGGCCACCGACGCGGTGGCCGAGCATGTACTGCGAGACAACTACGAGCAGAACGTGCTGCTGGGGATAGGGCGCCGCAACGCCGCCCGGATGATCAGCGTCCACGGTCGCTTCATCAACAGCATGGAGGCGTCCGGGCAACTGGACCGGGCGCTGGAGTTCCTGCCGTCGGAGAAGGAACTGGCGGCCCGCCGGGTGGCCGGTGACGGGCTCACCTCGCCTGAGCTCGCGGTCCTCGTCGCCTACGCGAAGATGACCCTGGCCGAGCGGATCGACGACTCCACCCTGCCCGACGAGCCCTGGTTCCAGCGGGTGCTCAGCGGTTACTTCCCGCCGCAGATCCTGCAGCGGGCCGCCGGCGGCCTGCAGACCCACCCGCTGCACCGGGAGATCATCACCACCTGCGTCGTCAACGACCTGGTAAACCGCAGCGGAACTACCTTCGTGCACCGCGTGGTCGAGGAGACGGGCGCCGACGTCGCTCAGATCGCGCGGGCCTACACAGTGGTGCGGGAGATCTTCGGCCTCGAGGCGCTCTGGCGCGACATCGAGGCGCTGGACAACGTGGTGCCGACCGCGGCCCAGTTCGCCGGCTATCAGGAGACCCGTCGCCTCATCGACCGGGCCACCCGCTGGTTCGTCGACGTGCGCTTCCCGATCACCGACGTGGCCAGCGAGGTCGAGCGATTCGGCCCGACCATCGCCTCCCTCACCCCCAAGGTGCGCGGGCTGCTCGGGTCGGTCGAGGGGGCGAACCTGGAGGGCGAGATCCAGCGCCTGAAGGACGTCGGCCTGCCCGACGAGATCGCGCTGCGGACGGCCGAGCTGCTCACCGCCTTCCTGCTCCTGGACGTCGTCGAGATCGCGGTGGCCACCGACCAGCCGGCCGAGCAGGTGGCCGCGCTGCACTTCCAGGCGTCGGAGATGTTCCGGGTGGACGAGCTACTGAACATGATCACCGCCCTACCCCGCGAGGATCGCTGGTCGGCGCTGGCCCGGGCCGCACTGCGCTATGACGTCTATGCCGCGCTGTCGGCGATCACGCGGGGAGTTCTGGCCAGTACCCCGGCCTCCGACCCGCCGGCCGATCGGCTCGAGCAGTGGCGCGATGGCAATGTGGAGCGGGTGAGCCGCACACTGACCACAATCGGTGAGGCACTGGCCCGGGACAACGTCGATCTGGCGACGCTCTCGGTCGCGCTCCGGGTGATGCGCAGCCTGCCGGTCTGA
- a CDS encoding Anti-sigma regulatory factor (Ser/Thr protein kinase), which yields MFTTWASPDADSVTAVRHGLANTLQELSLDRDFIDDAELVLGELLVNSIRHARPLDFGRIEVSWDLRDGAVLLRVTDGGGAQAPHIRDGATYESGGRGLRIVDALADRWGVERSATTTTVWAELAVRRTPVGVS from the coding sequence ATGTTCACCACATGGGCGTCGCCTGACGCCGATAGCGTCACCGCCGTGCGCCACGGGCTGGCCAACACGCTGCAGGAACTCTCCCTCGACCGGGACTTCATCGACGACGCCGAACTCGTCCTCGGCGAGCTGCTGGTGAATTCGATCCGGCACGCCCGGCCGCTCGACTTCGGTCGCATCGAGGTCAGCTGGGATCTGCGCGACGGTGCCGTGCTGCTGCGGGTCACCGACGGCGGCGGCGCCCAGGCCCCCCACATACGCGACGGCGCGACCTATGAGTCCGGGGGGCGCGGGCTGCGCATCGTCGACGCGCTCGCCGATCGCTGGGGCGTCGAGCGCTCGGCGACGACGACCACCGTCTGGGCCGAGCTCGCCGTCCGACGCACGCCGGTCGGCGTCTCCTAG
- a CDS encoding glycerophosphoryl diester phosphodiesterase — translation MQNEAVPPRERLRSPQTRPTPASLVRARISERTRPPLPRVERPLVVAHRGSSFDVAEHTLAAYKAAIERGADALECDVRLTSDGHLVCVHDRTVNRTSDGRGAVSAMDLKRLESLDFASWKSDAYLAGVAPDEDNDGRVLTFERLLGLVRDAPRPVRLLVETKHPTRYAGLVEIEVVKALQRFGWAGKLADPEEERQRPRPFDQARAKDAPVTVMSFAPLALRRIRLLAPELPTVLLTEWLLPGRRDGSLPVGVPISGPGLHILRANPGYVDRAHERGSFVYVWTVDEPEDIDYVLRLGVDAIISNRPEMVLSRLAEVR, via the coding sequence ATGCAAAATGAAGCCGTGCCCCCGCGCGAACGGCTTCGCAGCCCGCAGACTCGACCTACCCCGGCCAGCCTGGTGCGAGCCCGAATCTCCGAACGCACCCGTCCGCCACTTCCCCGGGTCGAGCGCCCGCTCGTAGTGGCCCACCGCGGCTCCTCCTTCGACGTCGCCGAGCACACCCTGGCCGCCTACAAGGCGGCGATCGAGCGGGGCGCCGACGCGCTGGAGTGTGACGTCCGCCTGACCAGCGACGGGCACCTCGTCTGTGTCCACGACCGGACGGTGAACCGCACCTCGGACGGACGGGGGGCGGTGAGCGCGATGGATCTGAAGCGGCTGGAGAGCCTCGACTTCGCCTCCTGGAAGAGCGACGCTTACCTGGCCGGAGTGGCACCGGATGAGGACAACGACGGCCGGGTGCTGACCTTCGAGCGGCTACTCGGCCTCGTGCGCGACGCTCCCCGGCCGGTGCGGCTGCTCGTCGAGACGAAGCACCCGACGCGCTACGCCGGGCTGGTCGAGATCGAGGTGGTGAAGGCCCTGCAGCGTTTCGGCTGGGCCGGCAAGCTCGCCGATCCGGAGGAGGAGCGCCAGCGCCCGCGCCCCTTCGACCAGGCCCGGGCCAAGGACGCGCCCGTGACCGTGATGAGTTTCGCCCCACTGGCCCTGCGCCGGATCCGGCTGCTGGCGCCCGAACTGCCGACCGTGCTCCTCACCGAGTGGCTGCTCCCCGGACGCCGGGACGGGTCCCTTCCGGTCGGGGTTCCGATCAGCGGGCCCGGGCTGCACATCCTGCGGGCCAACCCGGGATACGTCGACCGCGCCCACGAGCGCGGGTCGTTCGTCTACGTCTGGACGGTGGACGAGCCCGAAGACATCGACTACGTGCTGCGACTGGGAGTCGACGCGATCATCTCGAACCGCCCGGAAATGGTGCTCTCGCGTCTGGCTGAGGTTAGATGA
- a CDS encoding Rhodanese-related sulfurtransferase, whose amino-acid sequence MHHHHQIPTVDVSEIPGDALLLDVREDFEWNAGHIDGALHVPMNQLPQRLNYEPGAITPDANIVVVCKMGGRSAQVTAWLNQQGYTATNLDGGMLAWATSGKAMISEDGTAPQVA is encoded by the coding sequence ATGCACCACCATCACCAGATCCCCACCGTCGACGTCAGCGAGATTCCGGGCGACGCGCTGCTACTGGACGTCCGCGAGGACTTCGAGTGGAACGCCGGGCATATCGACGGCGCCCTGCATGTGCCGATGAATCAGTTGCCGCAGCGCCTGAACTACGAACCCGGCGCGATCACCCCGGACGCGAACATCGTGGTCGTCTGCAAGATGGGCGGCCGCTCGGCCCAGGTCACCGCCTGGCTCAACCAGCAGGGGTATACGGCGACGAACCTCGACGGCGGCATGCTGGCCTGGGCCACCTCCGGCAAGGCGATGATCAGCGAGGACGGCACCGCGCCCCAAGTGGCGTAA
- a CDS encoding formamidopyrimidine-DNA glycosylase (manually curated), which produces MPELPEVEALAAFLRERALDRTVMRIDVASFSAVKTFDPPLTALYGAPITGAGRHGKFLDIDVSGLHLITHFSRAGWLQWRDSLPAAPPRPGGKGPIALRLHLAPEFDEATGKDGPVSGFDLTEAGTQKRLAVYLVRDPAEVPGIARLGPDALDLDEAQFAELLRSHRAQVKGVITDQNVLAGIGNAYSDEILHAARLSPFKNTSKLTDDELARLFAAMRAELTEAVQRSVGQKAATLKGEKRSGLAVHGKAGLPCPVCGDTIGEVSFASKSFQYCPTCQTEGRGLADRRMSRLLK; this is translated from the coding sequence GTGCCCGAACTTCCTGAGGTAGAGGCGTTGGCTGCGTTCCTGCGCGAACGGGCGTTGGATCGCACCGTCATGCGCATCGATGTCGCGTCCTTCAGTGCCGTGAAGACCTTCGACCCACCCCTGACGGCGCTCTACGGCGCACCGATCACCGGCGCCGGTCGGCACGGCAAGTTCCTGGACATCGACGTCAGCGGCCTGCACCTCATCACACACTTCTCGCGGGCCGGCTGGCTGCAGTGGCGCGACTCCCTCCCAGCCGCCCCTCCGCGCCCCGGCGGGAAGGGCCCGATCGCCCTGCGCCTGCATCTGGCCCCGGAGTTCGACGAAGCGACGGGTAAGGACGGCCCGGTCAGCGGGTTCGACCTCACCGAGGCCGGTACCCAGAAGCGGCTGGCCGTCTATCTGGTCCGCGACCCGGCCGAGGTACCCGGCATCGCCCGTCTGGGCCCGGACGCCCTCGACCTTGACGAGGCCCAGTTCGCGGAGCTGCTGCGTTCGCACCGCGCTCAGGTGAAGGGCGTCATCACCGACCAGAACGTGCTGGCCGGGATCGGCAACGCCTACTCCGACGAGATCCTCCACGCCGCTCGCCTCTCGCCGTTCAAGAACACCTCCAAACTCACCGACGACGAGCTGGCCCGGCTCTTCGCGGCGATGCGGGCCGAGCTCACCGAGGCGGTGCAGCGCTCGGTCGGGCAGAAGGCGGCCACCCTCAAGGGTGAGAAGCGCAGCGGCCTGGCCGTCCACGGCAAGGCCGGCCTGCCCTGCCCGGTCTGCGGTGACACGATCGGCGAGGTCTCCTTCGCCAGCAAGTCGTTCCAGTACTGCCCGACCTGCCAGACCGAGGGACGAGGGCTGGCTGACCGGCGGATGTCGCGGCTGCTCAAGTAG
- a CDS encoding DUF218 domain-containing protein → MLLAGWLVACTVLLVFPSVDAPKQADAVVVLGPPGAARLSEAMTLLHDGVSSNLVISVNSVKQRAANALCEHPPAGITVHCFHPDPPTTRGEGRGLQKLISANGWTSVAVVTSKYHISRARFILNNCTDGAQISMVAASSERISAAEWAYQFLYQTAGFAKALLQFRC, encoded by the coding sequence ATGTTGCTCGCCGGCTGGCTGGTGGCCTGCACGGTGCTGCTCGTCTTTCCGTCCGTCGACGCACCGAAGCAGGCCGACGCGGTGGTGGTGCTCGGGCCGCCCGGGGCCGCCCGCCTGAGTGAGGCGATGACCCTGCTGCACGACGGCGTCTCCAGCAACCTGGTGATCTCGGTGAACAGCGTCAAGCAGCGCGCGGCCAACGCGCTCTGCGAGCACCCGCCGGCGGGAATCACCGTGCACTGCTTTCACCCCGACCCGCCGACCACCCGGGGCGAGGGGCGTGGGCTGCAGAAGCTGATCAGCGCGAACGGCTGGACGTCGGTGGCCGTGGTGACGTCGAAGTACCACATCTCGCGGGCCCGCTTCATCCTGAACAACTGCACCGACGGAGCGCAGATAAGCATGGTCGCGGCGAGCTCGGAGCGGATCTCGGCCGCCGAGTGGGCTTATCAGTTCCTGTATCAGACGGCCGGATTCGCCAAGGCATTGCTGCAGTTCCGATGCTGA
- a CDS encoding ADP-ribose pyrophosphatase YjhB, NUDIX family, translated as MLTPGAGSGSGSAARPPLDVVAWVCLQDGLLLHVRTRGNSAFYVPGGKREPGESDAEALLREVREELGVLLDPATLRLAATVEAPAHGVHEGRQVRMLCFFASPLPSSPPPAPASEIAELRWLALSDGPITAPADIQLMELLVAQGLLAASRAV; from the coding sequence ATGCTGACACCCGGTGCTGGCTCCGGCTCCGGCTCGGCTGCTCGGCCGCCGCTGGATGTGGTGGCGTGGGTCTGCCTCCAGGACGGGCTGCTGCTGCACGTGCGGACGCGCGGGAATAGCGCCTTCTACGTTCCTGGCGGCAAGCGCGAGCCGGGCGAGAGCGATGCCGAGGCGCTGCTGCGCGAGGTGCGTGAGGAGCTCGGGGTGCTCCTCGACCCGGCCACCCTCCGGCTGGCGGCGACCGTCGAGGCGCCGGCTCATGGTGTGCACGAGGGGCGTCAGGTGCGGATGCTCTGCTTCTTCGCCTCGCCCCTGCCTTCGTCGCCGCCTCCGGCGCCGGCGTCGGAGATCGCCGAGTTGCGCTGGCTGGCCCTCTCCGACGGGCCGATCACGGCACCGGCCGACATCCAGTTGATGGAGCTGCTGGTGGCCCAGGGCCTGCTCGCCGCATCGCGTGCGGTTTGA
- a CDS encoding peptidylprolyl isomerase produces the protein MTNLEKPIIEFPAGDAPEDLDILDIVVGEGAEAVRGATVEVHYVGVEHDSGAEFDASWNRGESIEFPLQGLIQGWQEGIPGMKVGGRRQLTIPPEKAYGPAGSGHRLSGKTLIFVIDLLGVR, from the coding sequence ATGACAAATCTCGAGAAGCCAATCATCGAATTCCCGGCCGGCGATGCTCCCGAGGATCTCGACATCCTCGACATCGTCGTCGGTGAGGGTGCCGAGGCCGTCCGCGGCGCCACCGTCGAGGTCCACTACGTCGGCGTCGAGCACGACAGTGGCGCCGAGTTCGACGCCTCCTGGAACCGCGGCGAGTCGATCGAGTTCCCGCTGCAGGGGCTCATCCAGGGTTGGCAGGAGGGCATCCCCGGCATGAAGGTCGGCGGACGCCGCCAGCTCACCATCCCGCCGGAGAAGGCTTACGGACCGGCCGGCTCCGGGCACCGTCTCTCGGGGAAGACGCTGATCTTCGTCATCGATCTCCTCGGCGTCCGCTAA
- a CDS encoding ribosome-associated protein, whose product MREVSIREDSIRLGQLLKLADVVQNGSDVKELLAAGEVLVNSEVELRRGRQLVRGDRVLVGGEELLVS is encoded by the coding sequence ATGCGTGAGGTGTCGATCCGGGAGGACTCGATCCGTCTCGGGCAGCTGCTGAAGCTGGCCGATGTGGTTCAGAACGGGTCAGACGTCAAGGAACTGCTGGCCGCCGGCGAGGTTCTGGTGAACTCCGAGGTGGAGCTTCGGCGGGGCCGGCAGCTGGTGCGCGGTGATCGGGTTCTCGTCGGTGGCGAGGAACTGCTCGTCAGCTGA
- a CDS encoding Acetyltransferase (GNAT) family protein yields the protein MPDPSNPTWLVTDLRPSDRDRWQQLYTGYCDFYEVPAYPAKLDRVWGWLHDPANEVNGVVVRESADAPPAGLAHFRAFARPLHGAIGCYLDDLFVAPEARGSGAVEALLAELRRRAREQGWDVIRWITSDTNVRARTAYDRVATASNFITYNMSPQETSGLS from the coding sequence ATGCCTGACCCGAGCAACCCGACATGGCTGGTCACCGACCTCCGGCCCAGCGACCGCGATCGCTGGCAGCAGCTCTACACCGGCTACTGCGACTTCTACGAAGTGCCGGCCTACCCGGCGAAGCTAGATCGGGTCTGGGGCTGGCTCCATGACCCGGCCAACGAAGTGAACGGTGTCGTCGTCCGCGAGTCGGCGGATGCGCCCCCGGCCGGGCTGGCCCACTTCCGGGCCTTCGCCCGTCCACTGCACGGGGCGATCGGCTGCTACCTGGACGACCTCTTCGTCGCCCCCGAGGCCCGCGGCAGCGGAGCCGTCGAGGCGCTACTGGCCGAGCTCCGCCGGCGGGCCCGGGAGCAGGGCTGGGACGTGATCCGCTGGATCACCTCGGATACCAACGTCCGGGCGCGTACCGCCTACGACCGGGTGGCGACGGCCAGCAACTTCATCACGTACAACATGTCGCCCCAGGAAACGAGCGGCCTCAGCTGA